The Deinococcus apachensis DSM 19763 genome includes a region encoding these proteins:
- a CDS encoding Dps family protein: MTRASKATKSGSTGKTESAGKTGTRTSRGRTKAAQEATPQESAVQEDAVLASGVQDQAGQDQTVQDQAVPEEGAQGVEAQGEAKADAAHLNTVNNRLVDHGYLTEEEFGTVSETLQRNLATTISLYLKFKKYHWDIRGRFFRDLHLAYDEFIEEIFDGIDEQAERLVALGGSPVAAPSDLERFSLVQVPTETVRDARTQVADLVQDLTRVARGYRDDSKTVDDANDPATADLYNGYAATIDKIRWMLQAMMDDDRMN, translated from the coding sequence ATGACACGAGCGAGCAAGGCGACCAAGTCGGGCAGCACGGGCAAGACGGAGAGCGCGGGCAAGACGGGGACCCGGACCTCGCGCGGCAGGACCAAGGCGGCGCAGGAGGCCACGCCCCAGGAGAGCGCGGTACAGGAAGACGCCGTGCTGGCAAGCGGCGTGCAGGATCAGGCGGGCCAGGACCAGACGGTTCAAGATCAGGCCGTGCCCGAGGAGGGCGCCCAGGGGGTCGAGGCCCAGGGCGAGGCCAAGGCCGACGCCGCGCATCTGAACACGGTGAACAACCGCTTGGTGGACCACGGCTACCTCACCGAGGAGGAGTTCGGTACCGTCAGCGAGACGCTGCAACGCAACCTCGCCACCACGATCAGCCTCTACCTGAAGTTCAAGAAGTACCACTGGGACATCCGGGGCCGCTTCTTCCGCGACCTGCACCTCGCCTACGACGAGTTCATAGAGGAAATCTTCGACGGCATCGACGAGCAGGCCGAGCGCTTGGTGGCGCTGGGGGGCAGCCCGGTCGCGGCGCCGAGCGACCTCGAACGCTTCAGCCTCGTGCAGGTGCCCACCGAGACCGTCCGCGACGCCCGCACCCAGGTCGCCGACCTCGTGCAGGACCTCACCCGCGTTGCGCGCGGCTACCGCGACGACTCCAAGACGGTGGACGACGCCAACGACCCCGCCACCGCCGACCTGTACAACGGCTACGCCGCCACCATCGACAAGATTCGCTGGATGCTCCAGGCGATGATGGACGACGACCGCATGAACTGA
- a CDS encoding DUF6328 family protein gives MTDPPETDRLSALLGELRILLQGAQVLTSFLIILPFNTNFRDILASERWVYAATFLCSLISLLLLSAPALHHYLRRPLHHPRQFKATVTRLVRAGAVFMSLTLVLATRLVASHVLPGAFGWIAPGGIALLLLWVWWAVPLWHEYREYGGRER, from the coding sequence ATGACCGACCCGCCCGAGACGGACAGGCTGTCAGCCCTGCTGGGTGAGCTGCGTATCCTGCTCCAGGGCGCACAGGTCCTCACCAGCTTCCTGATCATCCTGCCGTTCAACACCAATTTCCGCGACATCCTGGCCTCCGAGCGCTGGGTGTACGCGGCCACCTTCCTCTGCTCGCTGATCAGCCTGCTGCTGCTGAGCGCCCCGGCCCTGCACCACTACCTGCGCCGCCCGCTGCACCACCCGCGGCAGTTCAAGGCGACGGTCACCCGGCTGGTCCGGGCCGGGGCCGTCTTCATGTCCCTGACGCTGGTGCTGGCGACCCGGCTGGTGGCGAGCCACGTGCTGCCCGGCGCGTTCGGCTGGATCGCGCCGGGTGGCATCGCCCTGCTGCTGCTGTGGGTGTGGTGGGCCGTCCCCCTCTGGCACGAGTACCGGGAGTACGGGGGGCGCGAACGTTAA
- a CDS encoding M20/M25/M40 family metallo-hydrolase, with the protein MPLSYLARIAQTPAPTFEEGERADLMASLWEDLGYQTARDEVGNVLTRVTPPGTEGKPALLLAAHLDTVFARGTNVTVREERGRLIGPGVGDNSASLAVVTALLRDLRGHEGRLRRPLWVAANVGEEGLGDLRGAKHLLARHRERLGAFIAVDGYLGVAVTRAVGVRRYRAIFLGPGGHSWGDQAPSALHALGVAIHDLYALPRPVSPRTTLNVGLASGGTSVNSIAGSADLLLDLRSLDPEALDELDTRAQGALHAAAREAGVSLRLERVGDRPGGDLHSQPLLDLAREAAREVHTDLRLASSSTDANAAAPHGLPAIALGVYRGGNAHREDEWVQASSLGPGLRFLRRMVDLYQRHPVA; encoded by the coding sequence ATGCCCCTGTCGTACCTCGCGCGCATCGCCCAGACGCCCGCCCCCACCTTCGAGGAGGGGGAGCGCGCCGACCTGATGGCGAGCCTGTGGGAGGACCTCGGCTACCAGACGGCCCGCGACGAGGTGGGCAACGTCCTGACCCGCGTGACGCCCCCCGGGACCGAGGGCAAGCCCGCCCTGCTCCTCGCCGCGCACCTGGACACGGTGTTCGCGCGCGGCACCAACGTCACGGTGCGCGAGGAACGCGGGCGGCTGATCGGGCCGGGCGTGGGTGACAACAGCGCCAGCCTGGCGGTCGTCACGGCCCTGCTGCGCGACCTGCGCGGTCACGAGGGGCGGCTGCGCCGCCCGCTGTGGGTCGCCGCCAACGTGGGCGAGGAGGGGCTGGGGGACCTACGCGGCGCCAAGCACCTGCTCGCCCGGCACCGGGAACGGCTGGGCGCCTTTATCGCGGTGGACGGGTATCTGGGGGTGGCGGTGACGCGGGCGGTGGGCGTGCGGCGGTACCGGGCCATCTTTCTGGGGCCAGGCGGGCACTCCTGGGGTGACCAGGCCCCCAGCGCCCTGCATGCCCTCGGCGTGGCGATCCACGACCTGTATGCGCTGCCCCGTCCGGTCTCGCCGCGCACCACGTTGAACGTGGGTCTGGCCTCAGGCGGCACGAGCGTCAACTCCATCGCGGGGAGCGCCGATCTGCTGCTCGACCTGCGCTCGCTCGACCCGGAGGCCCTCGACGAACTCGACACCCGGGCACAGGGCGCCCTGCACGCCGCCGCCCGCGAGGCTGGGGTCAGCCTGCGCCTGGAGCGCGTCGGCGACCGCCCTGGCGGAGACCTGCACTCGCAACCCCTGCTCGACCTTGCCCGGGAAGCGGCCCGTGAGGTCCACACCGACCTGCGTCTGGCGTCGAGCAGCACCGACGCCAACGCCGCCGCGCCCCATGGCCTCCCCGCCATCGCCTTGGGCGTCTACCGCGGCGGCAATGCCCACCGCGAGGACGAATGGGTGCAGGCGAGCAGCCTGGGTCCCGGCCTGCGCTTCCTGCGCCGGATGGTGGACCTGTACCAGCGCCACCCGGTGGCGTAG
- a CDS encoding MFS transporter, with the protein MTPSAAAPPFRLSGAQLGLIAANFLMWGGFFAVIPLVTVHFVDGLGWAAASVGLVLGVRQLTQQGLTVFGGAWADRIGAKPLILAGCLIRTLGFTWMGFADTLPVLLAASVLAGIGGGLFDAPKNAAITTVTTPEHRTRMFSLTSISGNLGMVTGPLIGAWLIGLGFRTAAVAAGSVYLLACAVLALTLPHIRPERAASGLAGLRTAALDRRFRRFTLVLVGYFLLSTQLNVAVTLKAVALAGPGATGPLYGLSAGLAVVLQYPLLRFVERRVRTRVALVAAVLTVGLSLGLMGLAVTFGQLLACVALYSLGTMLVYPTQQTLTARLAPPGLTGSYFGFSAISLGLGGAVGNLVGGVLIDLGARLGVPLLPWLTLMGVGVLTALGLRWALKEVPTREQVERAQA; encoded by the coding sequence GTGACTCCTTCCGCGGCTGCCCCTCCCTTTCGTCTTTCAGGAGCCCAGCTCGGCCTGATTGCGGCGAACTTCCTCATGTGGGGTGGCTTCTTCGCAGTCATCCCGCTGGTGACGGTGCATTTCGTGGACGGGCTGGGGTGGGCGGCGGCGAGCGTGGGGCTGGTGCTGGGGGTGCGGCAACTGACCCAGCAGGGCCTGACGGTATTCGGCGGCGCGTGGGCGGACCGCATCGGCGCCAAGCCGCTGATCCTGGCCGGGTGCCTGATCCGCACGCTGGGCTTTACCTGGATGGGCTTCGCGGACACGCTGCCCGTGCTGCTCGCCGCGTCCGTGCTCGCCGGAATCGGGGGCGGCCTGTTCGACGCCCCCAAGAACGCGGCGATCACCACCGTGACCACCCCGGAACACCGCACGCGGATGTTCAGCCTGACCTCCATCTCGGGGAACCTGGGCATGGTGACCGGCCCGCTGATCGGCGCATGGCTCATCGGCCTGGGCTTCCGCACGGCGGCGGTCGCGGCGGGCAGCGTGTACCTGCTCGCCTGCGCGGTGCTGGCCCTGACCCTGCCGCACATCCGCCCCGAGCGGGCGGCGAGCGGCCTCGCCGGGCTGAGGACGGCTGCCCTGGACCGCCGCTTCCGGCGCTTCACCCTGGTGCTCGTGGGGTATTTCCTGCTCAGCACGCAGCTCAACGTGGCGGTCACCCTCAAGGCGGTCGCCCTGGCGGGGCCGGGGGCGACGGGGCCGCTGTACGGGCTGTCGGCGGGGCTCGCGGTCGTGCTGCAATACCCCCTGCTGCGCTTCGTGGAGCGGCGGGTGCGGACGCGGGTGGCGCTGGTCGCCGCCGTGCTCACCGTCGGCCTGAGCCTGGGCCTGATGGGACTCGCGGTCACCTTCGGGCAACTGCTCGCCTGCGTGGCCCTGTACAGCCTGGGCACCATGCTTGTGTACCCCACCCAGCAGACGCTGACCGCCCGGCTGGCCCCGCCCGGGCTGACCGGCAGCTACTTCGGCTTCTCGGCAATCAGCCTGGGGCTGGGGGGCGCGGTGGGCAACCTGGTGGGCGGGGTGCTGATCGATCTGGGGGCGCGGCTGGGGGTGCCGCTGCTCCCCTGGCTGACTCTGATGGGGGTGGGCGTGCTCACCGCGCTGGGCCTGCGCTGGGCGCTGAAAGAAGTGCCCACCCGCGAGCAGGTGGAGCGGGCACAGGCTTGA
- a CDS encoding MBL fold metallo-hydrolase, translated as MTSPLQTLAPSVHFLPGAVNSVVLEDAQGGALLVDTGLDDSHARKLLRALEGMRLTPTAILNTHSHADHHGGNAFLLKRLPGLEVYAPPLEAAIIGEPILEPLSLFGARPPRDLQTKFLLAPASPARPLPDLGVVRLGGVEVELLDVAGHAMQMVAVRVGAVLYAADAFFGPDALSKHPLTFCADSRLQKEAAARLGTLTGVRLVLPGHGGPTEDLAGLVAANLVAYERTTRAVLEAVRAGAAPVDELLARVCTALGVEMTNAGAVVLNRAVVSAHLTELQEVGAVELRVEGNRLTFAGL; from the coding sequence ATGACCTCCCCGCTTCAGACCCTGGCGCCCAGCGTCCACTTCCTGCCCGGCGCCGTGAATAGCGTGGTGCTGGAGGATGCACAAGGCGGCGCGCTGCTGGTGGACACCGGCCTCGACGACAGCCACGCGCGCAAGCTGCTGCGGGCGCTGGAAGGGATGAGACTGACCCCCACCGCCATCCTGAACACCCACAGCCACGCGGACCACCATGGCGGGAACGCCTTCCTGCTGAAGCGTTTGCCAGGGCTGGAGGTCTATGCCCCACCCCTGGAGGCGGCGATCATTGGAGAGCCGATCCTCGAACCCCTTTCCCTCTTCGGGGCGCGGCCCCCGCGTGACCTCCAGACGAAGTTTCTGCTCGCGCCCGCCAGCCCGGCGCGGCCCCTGCCGGACCTCGGCGTGGTGCGCCTCGGCGGGGTGGAAGTCGAGTTGCTGGACGTGGCGGGACATGCGATGCAGATGGTGGCCGTTCGTGTCGGGGCCGTGCTCTACGCCGCCGACGCCTTCTTCGGCCCGGACGCTCTCAGCAAGCATCCCCTGACCTTCTGCGCGGACTCCCGGCTCCAGAAGGAGGCCGCCGCGCGGCTGGGAACACTGACGGGCGTGCGCCTTGTGCTGCCCGGCCACGGCGGACCCACGGAGGACCTCGCGGGGCTGGTGGCGGCCAACCTCGTCGCCTACGAGCGGACGACCCGGGCCGTGCTGGAGGCGGTGCGGGCGGGGGCGGCCCCGGTGGACGAACTGCTCGCCCGGGTGTGCACCGCCCTGGGCGTGGAGATGACGAACGCGGGGGCGGTGGTCCTCAACCGCGCGGTCGTGAGCGCCCACCTCACCGAGTTGCAGGAGGTGGGGGCGGTGGAGTTGAGGGTGGAGGGGAACCGATTGACCTTCGCAGGCCTCTAG
- a CDS encoding DUF4142 domain-containing protein: protein MLRRPAVFLVPLVLASCAPSMLAPNASTVDGLFLQANTGSNLFEIQTSQVVLGKSSNAAVRAYAERMINEHTTAQNQVNALAAARRVPLPKVLPPELQIKVNTLSTLSGAALDRAYLNEQVVGHQATLSVLLNEQTAGQDAAVVALAAQLQPIVADHLAQAQALGGTAPSPSAPAMPMPSSP from the coding sequence ATGCTGAGACGACCCGCGGTGTTCCTTGTTCCCCTCGTTCTCGCCTCGTGCGCGCCGTCCATGCTGGCACCGAATGCCAGCACGGTGGACGGCCTGTTCCTGCAAGCGAACACCGGCAGCAACCTGTTCGAAATCCAGACCTCGCAGGTGGTGCTGGGCAAGTCGAGCAATGCGGCGGTGCGCGCCTACGCCGAGCGCATGATCAACGAACACACGACGGCGCAGAATCAGGTCAATGCCCTGGCCGCCGCCCGCCGGGTGCCGCTGCCCAAGGTGCTGCCGCCGGAACTCCAGATCAAGGTGAACACCCTGAGCACCCTGAGCGGCGCGGCCCTCGACAGGGCCTACCTCAACGAGCAGGTGGTGGGCCACCAGGCCACTCTCAGTGTCCTGCTCAACGAGCAGACGGCCGGGCAGGACGCGGCGGTCGTGGCCCTCGCCGCCCAACTCCAGCCCATCGTCGCCGATCACCTGGCGCAGGCGCAGGCGCTGGGCGGGACCGCCCCCTCTCCTTCCGCTCCGGCCATGCCCATGCCCTCCTCGCCCTGA
- a CDS encoding S41 family peptidase, with protein MNATPRRVPALRPSAQRVSALLAATALLTSGLFGPGTLAQTEAPPAQVVPSPAQAIYDEVNLLLQGEYGGLSTVDRPALTREYQGRLDTACAPEPTTCPAEKAYPVLEAEITALGDEHSFFQTPEDFQDFVASATGGNRRQFGVKLAKLDGESRVVLEVVPQSAAEEAGLSRGDLLVSLDGKPYTYEALRQARVDGRTISLGLERAGQPVTVNLTSRDSSTRDLPRLSFAGAQNNVAVLRIPTFLAGGGVAQKVHDLVAEARSRGAQGMIVDLRGNTGGSLAECDSSVGAFVPSFVRVARGPEGDSRTLVSRGARVEDGRNAGGVRNPQLWTGPLSVLVDEGSASCSEFFAYEVQYAGRGPIIGETTAGVGNTATRIFPVGQDAALQLTILHYAKPDGTPYPVRVTPNQLRDQTDEDLRLLTRGQDTLLNLGVQALAAAPTITQDRRLP; from the coding sequence ATGAACGCCACCCCGCGCCGCGTCCCGGCCCTTCGCCCGTCGGCCCAACGTGTGTCCGCCCTGCTCGCCGCCACCGCCCTGCTCACGTCCGGGCTGTTCGGACCCGGTACTCTCGCGCAGACGGAGGCGCCCCCCGCACAGGTGGTCCCCTCGCCCGCGCAGGCGATCTACGACGAGGTGAACCTGCTGCTGCAGGGCGAGTACGGCGGCCTGTCCACGGTGGACCGTCCGGCCCTGACCCGCGAGTACCAGGGGCGGCTGGACACGGCGTGCGCTCCGGAGCCTACGACCTGCCCCGCCGAAAAGGCCTACCCGGTGCTGGAGGCCGAGATCACGGCGCTGGGCGACGAACACAGCTTCTTCCAGACGCCCGAGGACTTCCAGGATTTCGTGGCGAGCGCCACGGGCGGCAACCGGCGGCAGTTCGGGGTGAAGCTGGCGAAGCTCGACGGCGAGAGCCGGGTCGTGCTGGAGGTCGTGCCCCAGAGCGCCGCCGAGGAGGCGGGGTTGAGCCGCGGTGACCTGCTCGTCAGCCTAGACGGCAAGCCCTACACCTACGAGGCGCTGCGGCAGGCCCGGGTGGACGGGCGGACGATCTCGCTGGGGCTGGAACGGGCAGGGCAGCCGGTCACGGTCAACCTGACCTCACGCGACAGCAGCACCCGCGACCTGCCGCGGCTGAGCTTCGCGGGGGCGCAGAACAACGTGGCGGTGCTGCGAATCCCCACCTTCCTGGCGGGGGGCGGGGTGGCGCAGAAGGTCCACGACCTCGTCGCCGAGGCACGGTCCCGCGGGGCGCAGGGCATGATCGTGGATCTGCGCGGCAACACGGGGGGCAGCCTGGCCGAGTGTGACAGCTCGGTGGGCGCCTTTGTCCCCTCCTTCGTGCGGGTGGCCCGCGGCCCGGAGGGCGACTCCCGGACGCTCGTCAGCCGGGGCGCCCGGGTGGAGGACGGGCGCAACGCCGGGGGCGTGCGGAACCCGCAGCTCTGGACCGGACCGCTTTCGGTGCTGGTGGATGAGGGCAGCGCCTCGTGCAGCGAGTTCTTCGCCTACGAGGTGCAGTACGCCGGGCGCGGCCCGATCATCGGGGAGACGACGGCGGGCGTGGGCAACACCGCGACGCGCATCTTCCCGGTCGGCCAGGACGCCGCGCTGCAACTCACCATCCTGCACTACGCCAAGCCTGACGGCACCCCCTACCCGGTGCGCGTGACGCCCAACCAGCTCCGCGACCAGACTGATGAGGACCTGCGGCTCCTCACCCGCGGGCAGGACACCCTGCTCAACCTCGGCGTGCAGGCGCTCGCCGCCGCCCCCACGATCACCCAGGACCGCAGACTGCCCTGA
- a CDS encoding DUF4385 domain-containing protein: MPQFDYSLDYAHLDLRAHPELYRVGVGEQGVLLVQPYKSELLPHWRFATPDLARQSSETIYRMFLEYLEAGDFVGADMARKFLQMGYTRSRRYANHKGGKKYDGPVPDDKKGRSGAHGRPQLPRSPEDPVKAESARLFKAKWDEAEANEEYARLKKEHKARCG, translated from the coding sequence ATGCCCCAATTCGACTATTCCCTCGACTACGCCCACCTCGACCTGCGCGCTCACCCCGAACTGTACCGGGTGGGCGTGGGCGAGCAGGGCGTCCTCCTCGTGCAGCCGTACAAGTCCGAACTCCTGCCGCACTGGCGCTTCGCCACCCCCGACCTCGCCCGCCAGAGCAGCGAGACGATCTACCGGATGTTCCTGGAATACCTGGAGGCCGGGGACTTCGTGGGCGCCGATATGGCCCGCAAGTTCCTCCAGATGGGCTACACCCGCTCGCGGCGCTATGCCAACCATAAAGGTGGCAAGAAATACGACGGCCCCGTCCCCGACGATAAAAAAGGCCGCAGCGGCGCCCACGGCCGTCCCCAACTCCCCCGCTCCCCCGAGGACCCGGTGAAGGCCGAGTCCGCCCGCCTCTTCAAGGCGAAGTGGGACGAGGCGGAGGCCAACGAGGAATACGCCCGACTCAAGAAGGAGCATAAGGCGCGGTGCGGGTAG